From one uncultured Bacteroides sp. genomic stretch:
- the murG gene encoding undecaprenyldiphospho-muramoylpentapeptide beta-N-acetylglucosaminyltransferase yields MEEKLRIIISGGGTGGHIFPAVSIANAIKEQHPEAEILFVGAEGRMEMQRVPAAGYEIKGLPICGFDRKNLLNNFAVLCKLAKSQLKAYSIIKQFKPHAAVGVGGYASGPTLKMAGMMGVPTLIQEQNSYAGVTNKLLAKKAKKICVAYDGMDKFFEKDKIILTGNPVRQGLVNNRISREEGINFFHLDPAKKTILVIGGSLGARTINQCIMKNLKRIKDSDVQFVWQTGKIYYEQALQKVEKAGELPLFVTDFISSMEHAYAAADLVISRAGAGSISEFCLLGKPVILVPSPNVAEDHQTKNALALVDKSAALYVKDSEAEDKLVETAIDTIHKDSILKNLSINIKKLAFTNSASIIAEEVYKLANEYRQKHGN; encoded by the coding sequence ATGGAAGAGAAATTAAGAATTATAATTAGCGGAGGAGGAACGGGAGGACATATCTTTCCGGCTGTATCTATAGCCAATGCAATAAAGGAGCAGCATCCTGAAGCAGAAATTCTCTTTGTTGGCGCTGAAGGAAGAATGGAAATGCAACGGGTTCCCGCTGCAGGATACGAAATAAAAGGGCTACCAATTTGTGGATTTGACCGCAAGAACTTACTTAATAACTTTGCAGTTCTTTGTAAATTAGCTAAAAGTCAGCTCAAAGCATACAGCATTATCAAACAATTCAAGCCTCATGCTGCTGTAGGAGTCGGTGGATATGCAAGTGGGCCAACATTGAAAATGGCTGGAATGATGGGGGTGCCAACTCTCATCCAGGAACAAAATTCTTATGCCGGTGTTACGAATAAGTTATTGGCTAAGAAAGCAAAAAAAATATGCGTTGCCTATGACGGAATGGACAAATTCTTTGAAAAAGATAAAATTATATTAACCGGAAATCCCGTTCGCCAAGGACTTGTAAACAATAGGATCAGCCGTGAAGAAGGTATCAACTTCTTTCATCTGGACCCAGCAAAAAAAACAATTCTGGTTATCGGAGGTAGCTTAGGAGCTCGTACCATCAATCAATGCATAATGAAGAATCTGAAGAGAATAAAGGATTCGGATGTACAGTTCGTATGGCAGACAGGTAAAATATATTACGAGCAAGCTTTGCAGAAGGTAGAAAAGGCTGGCGAACTGCCACTCTTCGTTACAGATTTTATATCAAGCATGGAGCATGCCTACGCTGCTGCTGATTTGGTAATATCACGTGCTGGTGCCGGATCTATCTCTGAATTCTGTTTGCTAGGCAAACCCGTGATCCTGGTTCCATCACCAAACGTAGCCGAAGATCATCAAACCAAAAATGCTTTGGCTCTGGTTGATAAATCTGCAGCTTTATATGTTAAAGATAGTGAGGCTGAAGATAAATTAGTAGAAACCGCCATTGACACTATTCATAAGGACAGTATCTTAAAAAACCTGAGTATAAACATAAAAAAACTTGCTTTCACCAACTCGGCAAGTATTATTGCAGAAGAAGTTTATAAGTTGGCAAATGAATACAGACAGAAACATGGAAATTAA
- the murD gene encoding UDP-N-acetylmuramoyl-L-alanine--D-glutamate ligase translates to MPKRIVILGAGESGAGAAVLAKKEGFDVYVSDMSVIKYQYKELLDSRGIQWEEGHHTEELILNAEEIIKSPGIPNDAPLILKLKEKGTPIISEIEFAGRYTNAKMICITGSNGKTTTTSLIYHIFKSAGLNVGLAGNIGQSLALQVAECNYDYYIIELSSFQLDNMYQFRANIAILMNITPDHLDRYDHNMQNYIDAKFRITQNQTDEDAFIFWNDDPIIQKELKKHGIQAHLYPFSIAKEEGVKAYVEQDKVIFSEPIAFNMEQEELSLTGTHNLYNSMAAGISANLAGIRKEYIRTALSDFKEVEHRLEKVARVRGIDFINDSKATNVNSCWYALESMKTKTVLILGGKDKGNDYTEIEQLVKDKVSALVFLGVDNSKLHSFFDGKVEKIVDCTSMKDAVEQAYNLAQKGETVLLSPCCASFDLFKSYEDRGRQFKECVKNL, encoded by the coding sequence ATGCCTAAAAGAATTGTCATATTAGGAGCTGGAGAAAGCGGTGCCGGTGCAGCCGTTTTAGCAAAGAAAGAAGGATTCGATGTTTATGTGTCGGATATGTCTGTCATTAAATACCAGTATAAAGAGCTCTTGGATTCAAGAGGTATCCAGTGGGAAGAAGGACATCACACCGAAGAACTTATCCTTAATGCTGAAGAAATAATTAAAAGTCCCGGTATACCAAACGATGCTCCACTCATTCTGAAGCTTAAGGAAAAAGGAACTCCAATCATCTCAGAGATCGAGTTTGCAGGAAGGTATACCAATGCTAAAATGATCTGTATTACCGGAAGCAACGGCAAAACGACTACGACTTCTCTGATCTATCATATCTTTAAAAGTGCGGGACTGAATGTAGGTCTGGCAGGCAATATCGGGCAGAGTCTGGCTCTTCAGGTTGCTGAATGCAATTATGACTATTATATTATTGAGCTAAGTAGCTTCCAGTTAGATAATATGTATCAGTTCAGGGCAAACATTGCCATACTGATGAATATTACTCCTGATCATCTGGATCGTTACGATCACAATATGCAGAATTACATTGATGCAAAATTCCGCATTACGCAAAATCAGACAGATGAAGACGCTTTTATCTTCTGGAACGATGATCCGATTATTCAGAAAGAATTAAAAAAACATGGTATTCAGGCTCATCTTTATCCTTTCTCTATTGCAAAGGAAGAGGGAGTAAAAGCATACGTTGAGCAAGACAAGGTTATCTTTAGTGAGCCTATTGCTTTCAATATGGAACAAGAAGAGTTGTCATTGACTGGGACACATAACCTTTACAACTCTATGGCTGCAGGCATATCTGCAAACCTTGCAGGGATCCGGAAAGAATATATCCGAACAGCGTTGAGTGATTTTAAGGAGGTGGAACACCGTCTGGAAAAAGTAGCCCGTGTGCGTGGAATCGATTTTATAAATGATTCTAAAGCGACCAATGTAAACTCTTGCTGGTATGCACTTGAAAGCATGAAAACCAAAACAGTACTGATCCTTGGAGGTAAAGATAAAGGAAACGATTATACTGAAATTGAGCAACTCGTAAAAGATAAGGTTTCGGCCTTAGTCTTCCTGGGAGTAGATAACAGCAAACTTCATTCTTTCTTTGATGGAAAAGTTGAAAAGATTGTAGATTGTACTTCCATGAAAGATGCTGTTGAGCAAGCTTACAATTTGGCTCAAAAAGGAGAGACCGTTTTACTATCTCCTTGTTGCGCCAGCTTTGACTTGTTTAAAAGCTATGAGGACCGGGGGCGTCAATTTAAAGAATGCGTCAAAAACTTATAA
- the mraY gene encoding phospho-N-acetylmuramoyl-pentapeptide-transferase: MLYYLFEYLHKFGVPGAGVVGYISFRALMALILSLLISSIFGNKFIDALKRKQISETQRDASIDPFNVNKVGVPSMGGVIIIVAILVPCLLLGRLNNVYMILMLVTTVWLGTLGFLDDYIKIFKKDKEGLHGKFKIIGQVGLGLIVGITLYCSPQVVIRENIEIKQGKKIVDVIHVNKDIKSTQTTIPFFKGNNFDYADIVGFLGDKAQPVGWIIFVLVTIFVVTAVSNGANLNDGMDGMAAGNSAIIGLTLGILAYVSSHLEFASYLNIMYIPKSEELVIFICSFIGALIGFLWYNAYPAQVFMGDTGSLTIGGIIAVFAIIIHKELLIPILCGVFLCENLSVILQVNYFKFGKRKGVHQRIFKRTPIHDHFRTTLSQLDPNCTYKFTKPGNVYHESKITIRFWIVTILLAAITIITLKIR, encoded by the coding sequence ATGTTATACTACTTATTTGAATATTTACATAAATTCGGCGTACCCGGAGCGGGTGTAGTCGGTTACATCTCCTTTCGGGCATTGATGGCTCTCATCTTGTCTCTGCTCATCTCGTCTATTTTTGGTAATAAGTTTATTGATGCATTAAAACGAAAACAAATTTCCGAGACACAAAGAGACGCAAGTATCGACCCTTTTAATGTAAATAAGGTTGGAGTTCCCAGCATGGGAGGTGTTATTATTATTGTCGCGATATTAGTCCCTTGTCTCTTATTGGGAAGGTTGAATAACGTCTATATGATACTGATGCTAGTAACAACCGTTTGGTTAGGTACACTTGGTTTTTTAGACGACTACATTAAAATATTCAAGAAAGATAAAGAAGGTCTTCACGGGAAATTCAAAATTATCGGCCAGGTAGGTCTGGGATTAATTGTGGGAATCACTCTTTATTGCAGTCCGCAAGTGGTAATCCGCGAGAATATTGAAATAAAACAAGGGAAAAAAATTGTTGATGTAATTCATGTTAATAAAGATATAAAATCTACTCAGACAACAATTCCTTTCTTCAAAGGAAACAACTTTGATTATGCTGATATAGTTGGTTTTCTGGGAGATAAAGCCCAGCCTGTAGGATGGATTATATTTGTCTTAGTAACTATCTTCGTAGTAACGGCTGTGTCCAACGGAGCAAACCTGAACGATGGGATGGATGGAATGGCTGCGGGAAATTCCGCGATTATCGGGCTTACGCTAGGAATACTGGCCTATGTGTCTAGTCATCTCGAGTTTGCCAGCTATCTGAATATAATGTATATTCCCAAAAGTGAGGAGCTCGTAATTTTCATTTGCTCGTTTATCGGTGCGTTAATTGGATTTCTCTGGTATAATGCTTACCCGGCTCAGGTTTTTATGGGCGACACAGGAAGTCTGACAATTGGTGGCATCATTGCTGTATTCGCCATTATTATTCACAAAGAACTATTAATTCCTATATTATGTGGAGTATTCTTATGTGAAAATCTGTCAGTCATTCTTCAAGTAAACTATTTCAAGTTTGGAAAAAGGAAAGGAGTTCACCAACGAATTTTTAAGCGTACTCCGATACATGACCATTTCCGTACAACGTTGTCGCAGCTCGATCCCAATTGTACTTACAAGTTCACAAAGCCAGGCAATGTGTACCATGAGTCAAAGATTACGATACGATTCTGGATTGTTACTATTTTATTGGCTGCAATTACTATTATAACTTTAAAGATAAGATAA
- a CDS encoding UDP-N-acetylmuramoyl-L-alanyl-D-glutamate--2,6-diaminopimelate ligase, whose amino-acid sequence MKLDQVIKNIQVTELIGRSDIDLTGINSDSRKIETGHLFIAVKGTQTDGHSYIPTAIKNGAVAILCEDLPAELSENVTYIQVKDTEDAVGKAATAFYGDPTSKLELVGVTGTNGKTTIATLLYDTFRYFGYKVGLLSTVCNYIDDEAVPATHTTPDPISLNELLGRMADAGCKYVFMEVSSHSIDQKRIGGLHFAGGIFTNLTRDHLDYHKTVENYLKAKKKFFDDLPKNAFALTNLDDKNGMVMLQNTKAKACTYSLRSLCDFKGRILEDHFEGMLLNFNDKELAVQFIGKFNASNLLAVFGAACLLGKKEEDVLVALSTLRPVAGRFDSLRSPQGYTAIVDYAHTPDALVNVLDAIQEILEDKGKIITVVGAGGNRDKGKRPIMAQESVKRSDKVIITSDNPRNEEPQDIIKDMLAGLNDEERKNVITIVDRKEAIRTACMLAQPGDVILVAGKGHENYQEIKGVKHHFDDKEVLREIFGN is encoded by the coding sequence ATGAAACTAGATCAAGTAATAAAGAACATACAAGTGACCGAGCTAATTGGTCGCTCAGATATAGATCTGACAGGGATTAACTCTGATTCCAGAAAAATAGAAACCGGACATCTTTTTATTGCTGTCAAAGGAACTCAGACTGACGGACATTCTTATATTCCAACTGCCATTAAAAACGGAGCTGTTGCTATCTTGTGCGAAGACCTTCCTGCAGAACTTTCAGAGAATGTTACCTATATTCAGGTAAAGGATACGGAAGATGCTGTAGGAAAAGCTGCTACTGCATTTTATGGTGACCCTACATCCAAACTGGAATTGGTTGGTGTTACCGGAACAAATGGAAAAACGACGATTGCTACCTTATTATATGATACGTTCCGTTACTTTGGTTATAAAGTAGGATTACTTTCTACTGTATGCAACTATATTGACGATGAAGCGGTTCCTGCAACCCATACTACCCCCGACCCTATCAGTCTGAATGAATTGTTGGGAAGAATGGCCGATGCCGGTTGCAAATATGTATTTATGGAGGTGAGTTCACACTCTATTGATCAAAAAAGAATCGGAGGTCTCCATTTCGCAGGCGGTATATTTACCAATCTGACTCGTGATCACCTGGATTATCACAAAACTGTGGAAAATTATCTGAAGGCGAAAAAGAAATTCTTTGATGATCTTCCCAAGAATGCTTTTGCGTTGACAAATCTGGATGATAAAAACGGAATGGTAATGTTACAGAATACCAAAGCTAAAGCTTGTACTTATTCGCTAAGAAGTCTTTGTGACTTCAAAGGACGGATTCTTGAAGACCACTTTGAGGGAATGCTGCTTAATTTCAACGATAAGGAGCTTGCAGTGCAGTTTATCGGAAAGTTTAATGCCTCCAATTTGCTTGCAGTATTCGGCGCAGCCTGTTTGTTAGGCAAAAAAGAAGAAGATGTTCTTGTAGCACTTAGCACTCTTCGTCCTGTTGCAGGTCGTTTTGATTCACTGCGCTCACCACAGGGCTACACTGCCATTGTAGATTATGCCCATACACCTGATGCATTGGTAAATGTACTGGATGCTATTCAGGAAATACTTGAAGACAAGGGGAAAATTATCACAGTTGTTGGCGCTGGAGGAAACCGTGATAAAGGTAAACGACCTATTATGGCTCAGGAGTCAGTAAAAAGAAGCGATAAAGTAATCATCACATCCGATAATCCTCGCAACGAGGAACCACAGGATATTATCAAAGATATGCTGGCTGGTTTAAATGATGAAGAACGTAAAAATGTAATCACCATTGTTGACCGAAAAGAAGCTATCCGAACAGCTTGTATGCTTGCACAGCCTGGAGATGTGATTCTGGTTGCAGGAAAAGGTCATGAAAATTATCAGGAAATTAAAGGAGTGAAACATCACTTTGACGATAAAGAAGTCCTTAGAGAAATTTTCGGGAACTAA
- a CDS encoding cell division protein FtsQ → MIKKILLLIVLLLIIAYLVTAITAFNNKPGKQTCKAIELIIKDSVNAGFITEHEITSLLKKDGLYPVGKKMDRIQTRKLEKELAMHPLIEKAECYKTPGGIICMEVSQRLPILRIMNNKGESFYLDNQDKIIPPEAGCTAHLAIVTGYVEKSFAMRNLYKFGVFLQNDKFWNAQIEQINVTPTREIELIPRVGNHIVFLGKVDNFEEKLGRLKIFYEKALNKVGWNKYERINLEFSNQIICTKRKETNKPV, encoded by the coding sequence ATGATAAAAAAAATTCTGCTACTGATCGTTCTACTGCTAATTATCGCTTATCTCGTTACTGCGATAACAGCTTTCAATAACAAGCCTGGTAAACAGACTTGCAAGGCTATTGAATTGATTATTAAGGATAGTGTCAACGCAGGATTTATTACTGAACACGAAATTACTTCCTTGCTAAAAAAAGATGGCCTATATCCTGTAGGAAAAAAGATGGATCGAATTCAGACCAGAAAACTGGAAAAGGAATTAGCCATGCATCCTCTTATTGAAAAGGCGGAATGTTATAAAACTCCTGGAGGTATAATCTGCATGGAGGTATCGCAGCGCCTTCCCATTCTCCGTATAATGAATAATAAAGGAGAAAGCTTTTATTTAGACAATCAGGATAAAATTATTCCTCCCGAAGCAGGTTGCACTGCCCATCTGGCAATTGTAACAGGATATGTAGAAAAATCATTTGCAATGAGGAATTTATATAAGTTTGGTGTATTTTTGCAAAATGATAAGTTCTGGAATGCTCAGATTGAGCAAATAAATGTAACCCCAACCAGAGAAATTGAGCTTATTCCGCGAGTGGGAAACCACATTGTGTTCTTGGGAAAAGTAGATAACTTTGAGGAAAAGCTAGGACGACTGAAAATATTTTATGAAAAAGCACTTAATAAAGTGGGATGGAATAAATATGAGCGCATCAATTTAGAGTTTAGCAACCAAATAATTTGCACTAAAAGAAAAGAAACTAATAAACCAGTGTGA
- a CDS encoding FtsW/RodA/SpoVE family cell cycle protein — protein sequence MDLLKNLFKGDKVIWIIFLFLCMISVIEVFSAASTLTYKTGDHWGPITQHTVIMLVGVLVVWITHKVNYRYFQVIPVFLVPISIALLVLVIAVGAMTNGAARWMNIFGLQFQPSELAKMAVIITVSYILAKNQEEDGANPRAFKYIMWITGLICALIAPENLSTAALLFGVVFLMMVIGRIPFRKLAILVGSIAAFLVLIVGITMLIPDNSNIKFLHRMSTWKNRVVGFTNPKEDIPAAKFDIDKDAQVAHANIAIATSNIIGKMPGNSVERDFLSQAFSDFIFAIIIEELGLLGGGFVVILYIWLLIRAGRIAQKAKGNFATFLVMGIALLLVSQAIMNMCVAVGLIPVTGQPLPLISKGGTSTLINCVYVGMILSVSRYTAKLEENENSKDVTVEDTTINKDEIIAEESFA from the coding sequence ATGGATCTGCTAAAGAACTTATTCAAAGGAGACAAAGTAATCTGGATTATATTCCTTTTCCTTTGTATGATCTCTGTCATTGAGGTTTTCAGTGCGGCAAGCACATTAACCTACAAAACAGGAGATCATTGGGGCCCTATTACACAACACACAGTTATCATGCTGGTAGGTGTGTTGGTGGTATGGATCACCCATAAAGTTAATTACAGGTACTTTCAGGTTATACCGGTCTTTCTAGTGCCAATATCTATAGCCCTTCTGGTCTTAGTAATTGCTGTCGGGGCCATGACTAACGGAGCCGCCCGCTGGATGAACATCTTCGGGCTTCAATTTCAGCCATCTGAATTAGCTAAAATGGCAGTAATCATAACCGTCTCTTACATATTAGCGAAAAATCAGGAAGAGGATGGGGCTAATCCTAGAGCATTCAAGTACATCATGTGGATAACAGGGTTAATATGTGCTTTAATAGCTCCCGAGAATCTTTCTACTGCAGCACTACTTTTCGGTGTGGTTTTTCTAATGATGGTAATTGGAAGAATTCCATTCAGAAAACTAGCCATATTAGTTGGAAGCATTGCTGCTTTTCTGGTATTAATAGTCGGCATTACTATGCTGATACCCGATAATTCAAATATAAAATTTCTTCACCGTATGAGCACCTGGAAGAATCGTGTTGTTGGTTTTACCAACCCGAAAGAAGATATTCCGGCAGCAAAATTTGACATTGATAAGGATGCACAGGTTGCCCATGCTAATATTGCCATCGCTACAAGTAATATCATTGGCAAAATGCCGGGAAACAGTGTTGAGCGGGATTTCCTATCTCAGGCATTCTCTGATTTTATATTTGCCATTATTATTGAGGAACTAGGGTTGTTAGGTGGAGGATTTGTAGTTATTTTGTATATCTGGCTACTGATAAGAGCCGGCCGTATTGCTCAAAAAGCGAAAGGTAATTTTGCAACTTTCCTGGTTATGGGAATTGCTTTATTGCTGGTATCTCAAGCCATCATGAACATGTGTGTGGCAGTTGGATTAATTCCTGTCACAGGTCAGCCTCTCCCCCTAATCAGTAAAGGAGGAACATCAACACTAATCAATTGCGTGTATGTTGGAATGATACTTAGCGTAAGCCGGTATACTGCAAAATTAGAGGAGAATGAAAATAGCAAGGATGTAACGGTAGAAGATACCACAATCAATAAAGATGAAATTATAGCAGAAGAAAGCTTTGCTTAA
- the ftsA gene encoding cell division protein FtsA encodes MAETDFIVAIELGSSKITGIAGRKESDGIIHVLAYAKEESSSFIRKGVIYNIDKTAQSLTSIINKLEDGLDNSISKVYVGIGGQSIRTVKNIVNRHLANEEIITQELVDSIIDENIQIPLIDMDILDVVPQEYKIGINLQVDPVGVLGSNIEGRFLNIVARSSIKKNLQRCFELAKIDVADYFISPLAAADTILTDSEKRTGCALVDFGADTTTIAVYKNNILRYLSVIPLGGNNITRDICALQVEEEEAESLKEKYGNAILETIDEEGPKNYLLDDKRTIDHKALNEIIEARVEEIVANVWNQIELSGYQGDLMAGIIITGGGSNLKNLDEAIKSRTKINNVKIAKFVRCGIRAERPELLKKDGTQNTIIGLLSAGKENCCLVPIAKPVEYSAQTEIPDQTLFPPEEQENDDEDDFLKTEEERRIKEEERKKREEEEKERKRLEKERKKKEREEKDRRKREKGPSKFKTMFEKFTTDIFSDEEEK; translated from the coding sequence ATGGCAGAAACAGATTTTATCGTAGCTATAGAGCTGGGATCATCCAAGATTACCGGTATAGCAGGGAGAAAAGAAAGTGACGGAATAATTCATGTCCTTGCTTATGCCAAGGAAGAGTCATCTTCATTCATCAGAAAGGGAGTAATCTATAACATAGATAAAACAGCTCAAAGCCTTACCTCTATCATCAATAAGTTAGAGGATGGATTAGATAATTCCATATCAAAAGTATATGTTGGTATCGGCGGGCAATCAATCCGTACGGTAAAAAATATAGTAAACCGTCATTTAGCAAACGAAGAGATAATTACTCAGGAATTAGTTGATTCCATCATTGATGAAAACATTCAGATACCCCTTATAGATATGGATATACTGGATGTCGTTCCGCAAGAATACAAGATCGGCATCAATCTGCAGGTGGATCCGGTAGGTGTTCTTGGAAGCAATATCGAGGGACGTTTTCTTAATATTGTGGCGCGTTCATCTATAAAAAAGAATTTGCAAAGATGTTTCGAACTTGCAAAAATCGATGTTGCCGACTATTTCATTTCACCTTTGGCTGCAGCAGACACGATTCTCACAGATAGTGAAAAACGCACCGGATGTGCTTTGGTAGACTTTGGTGCTGATACAACAACCATCGCCGTCTATAAAAACAATATTCTTCGTTATCTCTCCGTGATACCATTAGGAGGGAATAATATTACCCGCGATATTTGTGCATTGCAAGTGGAAGAGGAAGAGGCCGAAAGTCTAAAAGAGAAATACGGAAATGCCATTCTTGAGACAATCGATGAAGAAGGACCTAAGAACTATCTTCTTGATGATAAACGCACTATCGATCATAAAGCCCTAAATGAAATTATTGAGGCACGGGTAGAAGAAATTGTAGCCAATGTCTGGAACCAGATTGAACTTTCCGGTTATCAGGGAGACTTAATGGCAGGGATCATAATCACCGGTGGCGGTTCTAATCTAAAGAACCTGGATGAAGCTATTAAAAGCAGGACAAAAATCAACAATGTAAAGATTGCCAAATTTGTTCGTTGCGGAATAAGAGCAGAAAGGCCAGAACTATTAAAAAAAGATGGTACTCAAAATACAATTATCGGTTTACTAAGTGCCGGAAAAGAAAACTGTTGCTTAGTTCCAATCGCTAAGCCTGTTGAATACTCTGCTCAAACTGAGATTCCCGATCAAACCCTTTTCCCACCTGAAGAACAGGAAAATGATGACGAAGATGACTTCTTAAAAACTGAAGAAGAAAGAAGGATAAAAGAGGAAGAAAGAAAAAAGAGAGAAGAGGAAGAGAAAGAGCGGAAGAGACTAGAGAAAGAACGAAAGAAAAAAGAGAGAGAAGAGAAAGATCGGAGAAAGAGAGAAAAAGGTCCAAGTAAGTTCAAAACAATGTTTGAGAAGTTTACGACAGACATTTTCAGTGATGAAGAAGAAAAATAA
- the murC gene encoding UDP-N-acetylmuramate--L-alanine ligase — protein MEINQIKSVYFIGAGGIGMSALVRYFLSKGKNVAGYDRTPSELTEKLIEEGAKIHYSEDIKLIPEECLDKSSTLVVLTPAIPKEHAELNFFIDNNFKIQKRAQVLGTITKASKGLCVAGTHGKTTTSTMTAHILHQSEVECTAFLGGISKNYQSNLILSEKSDLTVIEADEFDRSFHWLHPYMSVITSTDPDHLDIYGTKEAYLESFEKYTTLIQPGGCLIIRKGISLQPKVQEGVKVYTYSKDEGDFHSENIRIGNGEIFFDFVTPDEVIKDIQLGVPVSINIENGVAAMALCWLNGVTAEEIKSGMASFQGVDRRFDFKIKNDKIVYLSDYAHHPSEIKQSIISIRDLYQDKKITGIFQPHLYTRTRDFYKEFANSLSLLDEVILLDIYPARELPIPGVTSKLIYDNLREGMEKSMCPKEELLNRLKEKKIEVLITLGAGDIEDYATDIQKLLNNR, from the coding sequence ATGGAAATTAATCAAATAAAATCCGTCTACTTTATTGGTGCCGGTGGTATCGGTATGAGTGCATTGGTTCGTTATTTTCTTTCAAAAGGGAAAAATGTAGCAGGTTATGACCGTACCCCCAGTGAACTTACTGAGAAACTTATCGAAGAAGGAGCAAAAATACATTATTCAGAAGATATAAAACTGATTCCGGAAGAATGTCTGGACAAGAGCTCTACACTTGTTGTCCTCACCCCTGCTATTCCTAAAGAGCACGCCGAACTGAATTTCTTTATTGACAATAATTTTAAAATTCAAAAACGTGCCCAGGTTCTGGGAACAATAACCAAAGCAAGCAAAGGATTATGTGTAGCAGGAACGCATGGAAAAACAACAACTTCAACAATGACTGCTCATATTCTGCATCAGTCAGAGGTGGAGTGTACTGCTTTTCTGGGCGGGATATCAAAGAACTACCAAAGTAACCTTATTCTTTCTGAGAAGAGTGATCTCACAGTGATTGAAGCAGATGAATTTGACCGTTCATTCCATTGGCTACATCCATATATGTCTGTTATCACCTCTACCGATCCTGATCATCTGGATATATACGGAACAAAGGAAGCTTATCTGGAGAGTTTTGAAAAGTACACTACGTTAATTCAACCCGGTGGTTGCCTGATTATCCGCAAAGGAATTTCCTTGCAGCCAAAAGTACAAGAAGGTGTCAAGGTATATACTTATTCTAAAGATGAAGGAGACTTTCACTCTGAAAACATTCGTATCGGAAACGGAGAGATATTCTTTGATTTTGTAACTCCTGATGAGGTGATCAAGGATATTCAGCTGGGTGTGCCCGTGAGTATCAATATCGAAAACGGAGTAGCAGCTATGGCTCTATGCTGGCTTAATGGTGTAACAGCAGAGGAGATAAAGAGTGGAATGGCCAGTTTTCAGGGGGTAGACAGACGATTTGATTTTAAAATCAAGAATGATAAAATAGTTTATCTAAGCGACTATGCCCATCATCCCTCCGAAATTAAACAAAGTATAATCTCCATACGTGATTTGTATCAGGATAAAAAGATAACAGGAATATTCCAGCCTCACTTGTATACCCGCACCCGTGATTTCTATAAAGAGTTCGCAAATAGTCTCTCACTATTGGATGAGGTTATTTTACTCGACATCTATCCGGCTCGTGAACTCCCAATTCCAGGAGTTACAAGCAAACTGATTTACGATAATCTTCGCGAAGGAATGGAGAAAAGTATGTGTCCGAAAGAAGAACTATTAAATAGACTGAAAGAGAAAAAAATAGAAGTGCTGATAACACTTGGTGCAGGTGATATTGAAGATTATGCAACTGACATTCAAAAATTATTAAATAATAGATGA